One genomic window of Rubrobacter aplysinae includes the following:
- a CDS encoding RidA family protein, producing the protein MSESNSGSVEQRLRELGHELPQAPTPAGSYVPAVRSGDLIFTAGQLPLVEGTPAYTGKVGDGVSNVSPEEAQKAAEICTLNALAAVESAGPGTLDRIRRVVKVTGFVASAPSFNGQPTVLNGASELLGEALGEAGLHARSAVGVAELPFDAPVEVELVVEISGD; encoded by the coding sequence ATGTCCGAGAGCAATTCCGGAAGCGTCGAGCAACGTCTGCGAGAGCTGGGGCACGAGCTGCCGCAGGCCCCCACCCCCGCCGGCTCCTACGTGCCGGCCGTGAGGTCCGGGGACTTGATCTTCACCGCGGGCCAGCTCCCGCTGGTCGAGGGGACTCCGGCCTACACCGGCAAGGTGGGCGACGGCGTCTCTAACGTCTCGCCCGAGGAAGCGCAGAAAGCGGCGGAGATCTGCACCCTGAACGCCCTGGCGGCGGTCGAGTCCGCCGGGCCGGGCACGCTGGACCGGATACGGCGCGTGGTCAAGGTAACGGGGTTCGTCGCCTCCGCGCCAAGCTTCAACGGGCAGCCCACCGTGCTGAACGGAGCCTCCGAGCTGCTCGGTGAGGCGCTGGGTGAGGCCGGGTTACACGCCCGCAGCGCGGTGGGCGTCGCCGAGCTGCCCTTCGACGCGCCCGTAGAGGTGGAGCTTGTCGTGGAGATCTCCGGGGACTGA